The Gloeobacter morelensis MG652769 genome contains the following window.
AGTTTAGTGGGCGGCGCGGCCACGATTTTAAAACGGTACTTTGCGATATCGAGACTGGCGAATTGCTGGAGGTCATCGATAGTCACAAACAAAAAGAGATCATTGAAAGCCTTTGCCTGCAAGCGCTTGAGGTGCGCGAAGCTATTGAAGAAGTGAGCATCGACATGTGGGGAGGTTTTCGAAAGGTTGTCCAGGAAGCCTTTCCCAATGCTGTGATTGTCTACGACCGGTTTCACGTGATGCGGATGGTGAACGAAGAGGTCAAGAAGATTGCTCGCCAATGTGGCTTGGGCAAGCGCAAGGAGCAATTTTTGCTCCTAAAGAATGGAGTGGACTTGAATGCCGGGCAGAAAGTTCAGCTAGAAACCTATCTGCAGATCGACAAACGTTTACGCAAAGCGTATGAATACAAAGAGGAATTTCGGTGGATTTATGAGAGGAGTCAGAGTGTAGATGAAGGTCAGCAGAAGTTGGAAGACTGGCTTTTGA
Protein-coding sequences here:
- a CDS encoding transposase, whose translation is METGELLEVIDSHKQKEIIESLCLQALEVREAIEEVSIDMWGGFRKVVQEAFPNAVIVYDRFHVMRMVNEEVKKIARQCGLGKRKEQFLLLKNGVDLNAGQKVQLETYLQIDKRLRKAYEYKEEFRWIYERSQSVDEGQQKLEDWLLKARKVYGKVV